A portion of the Pseudoalteromonas luteoviolacea genome contains these proteins:
- the rsxA gene encoding electron transport complex subunit RsxA, whose amino-acid sequence MTEYMLLLIGTVLVNNFVLVQFLGLCPFMGVSSKLETAIGMSLATTFVLTLASVTSYLVNQYILMPLELTFLRTMSFILVIAVVVQFTEMVVRKTSPTLYRLLGIFLPLITTNCAVLGVALLNITKEHTFISSAVYGFGAAVGFSMVLVLFAALRERLAVADVPTPFKGASIAMITAGLMSLAFMGFSGLVKF is encoded by the coding sequence ATGACAGAGTATATGTTGTTGCTTATCGGCACAGTGCTGGTAAACAACTTTGTGTTGGTGCAATTCCTCGGGCTTTGTCCGTTTATGGGAGTTTCTAGCAAACTTGAAACTGCCATCGGGATGTCACTGGCAACCACCTTTGTTTTAACTCTTGCTTCTGTCACCAGTTATTTGGTTAATCAGTATATTTTAATGCCATTAGAGCTGACTTTCCTGCGTACAATGAGCTTTATCCTCGTCATAGCCGTCGTGGTGCAATTTACCGAAATGGTAGTGAGAAAAACAAGCCCGACTCTATATCGTTTACTCGGTATTTTTCTGCCACTTATCACTACAAATTGTGCAGTACTCGGCGTCGCATTATTAAACATTACTAAAGAGCACACTTTCATTAGTTCAGCCGTATATGGTTTTGGTGCTGCAGTTGGCTTTTCAATGGTTTTAGTGTTGTTTGCTGCGCTTAGAGAACGCTTAGCCGTTGCTGACGTCCCTACTCCATTTAAAGGTGCCTCGATTGCCATGATCACAGCAGGCCTAATGTCGCTTGCATTTATGGGTTTCTCCGGATTGGTGAAGTTTTAA
- the rsxB gene encoding electron transport complex subunit RsxB gives MTLLYALIAIGALALIFGLILGYAAIKYRVESNPIVDQVDAILPQTQCGQCGYPGCRPYAEAIANGDEVNKCPPGGEATVKKLADLMGVEAKPLAGGEEADPIKKVAYIREDECIGCTKCIQACPVDAIVGATRQMHTVIADECTGCDLCVEPCPVDCIDMIPVAETKQSWKWQIDAIPVKQLD, from the coding sequence ATGACGTTACTATATGCATTAATCGCGATCGGTGCGCTCGCTCTTATTTTCGGGTTAATCCTAGGCTACGCGGCCATTAAGTATCGTGTAGAGAGCAACCCAATCGTAGATCAAGTTGATGCCATTCTACCCCAGACACAATGCGGCCAATGTGGTTATCCCGGTTGTCGTCCGTACGCTGAAGCGATAGCCAACGGCGATGAGGTAAACAAATGTCCGCCGGGCGGAGAAGCTACAGTTAAAAAGCTGGCTGATCTTATGGGGGTTGAAGCTAAACCCCTTGCAGGTGGTGAAGAAGCTGACCCCATCAAAAAAGTCGCTTACATTCGTGAAGATGAATGTATCGGCTGCACCAAATGTATTCAGGCATGTCCTGTGGATGCCATTGTCGGTGCCACACGTCAAATGCATACCGTTATCGCAGACGAATGTACTGGCTGCGATTTGTGTGTTGAGCCCTGCCCTGTTGACTGTATTGACATGATCCCAGTCGCTGAAACAAAACAATCTTGGAAATGGCAAATAGATGCTATTCCAGTGAAACAACTTGATTGA
- a CDS encoding EAL domain-containing protein, with translation MAGFKKLIFLQFVSWLLFSAVGSFFVASSFDSAVSRAQVSAQQMVSNYIQEKTMNDMTPEHIRLSLSNGNVFSTFIVRDFSGQAVLQLGSPTQLPLLADVIANSFNSIRPQFAVNKTKDIKIEFVINAQSQASLLQQSLLLMLLISALVAFIPIFYMQAIYKKLNRNVSMTVANAVDVYITQNQVTESIEEDFNTGKVTELGAELAPSFNRLAHFLKSKQEDIKSAAHSIKQEAYKDVVTGLGNRNMFVEYYEHQIEQANNKSFGTLAMIRCSELQMINQTRGYQKGDEYIRAVSDIVKHVSGTYTGSQVFRLNSSDFAVILPNVPSKEAEQFGETLQARFTQYQQNQELSSVANAGIVSYESGKPLGELLSVVDNAMSMAQSKQANAWHLQRESDIVNNVGAGFGNQNWRRVIREVIDSRRVNLMMQNIMPIGKNVKAYAEIQSRFKTEDNQMLPTASFLAMAEKLEMAIEIDQLIIDSSLELIKTRNFNEKFFGINVTASSAHSDQFVIWLERRLLKDGNLASKLIFEVSEFGLQQNIKASKRFIDMVHRVGARITVERFGVGLTSFKFFRDLKPDFIKMDASYTRGLEEDKNNQYFMRLMVDLAHRIGVSVFAEGVESQEEKHIVETLCLDGVQGYYIEKPKEV, from the coding sequence ATGGCAGGCTTTAAAAAACTCATTTTTTTACAATTCGTATCTTGGTTACTATTTTCTGCTGTCGGCAGCTTTTTTGTTGCTTCAAGCTTTGACAGCGCCGTAAGTCGTGCACAAGTAAGTGCACAGCAAATGGTCAGTAACTATATTCAAGAAAAAACCATGAATGATATGACGCCAGAGCATATTCGCCTGTCATTGAGTAATGGTAATGTATTTTCGACTTTCATTGTCAGAGATTTTTCAGGGCAAGCCGTCTTACAGCTTGGCTCCCCTACCCAACTGCCTCTATTAGCTGATGTCATCGCGAACAGCTTTAACTCTATCCGTCCACAGTTCGCGGTTAATAAAACCAAAGACATCAAAATTGAATTTGTTATCAATGCACAAAGCCAAGCATCTCTTTTGCAACAGTCGCTATTACTGATGTTGCTTATTTCAGCGCTTGTTGCGTTTATACCAATCTTTTATATGCAAGCCATATATAAAAAGCTCAACCGTAATGTCAGTATGACAGTGGCTAATGCTGTCGATGTATACATAACGCAAAACCAAGTGACAGAAAGCATAGAAGAAGACTTTAATACAGGTAAAGTAACCGAGCTAGGCGCTGAGCTTGCACCTTCATTTAACCGTTTAGCGCACTTTTTAAAAAGCAAACAAGAAGACATTAAGTCAGCTGCGCACTCTATAAAACAAGAAGCATACAAAGATGTTGTCACAGGCCTTGGCAACCGCAATATGTTTGTCGAATATTACGAACACCAAATTGAACAAGCCAACAATAAGAGTTTCGGCACCTTGGCCATGATACGCTGTAGTGAATTACAGATGATTAACCAAACACGGGGCTATCAAAAAGGTGATGAATATATTCGTGCCGTGTCTGACATAGTTAAGCATGTCAGCGGTACTTATACTGGTAGCCAAGTATTTAGGTTAAATAGTTCAGACTTTGCGGTCATCTTACCCAATGTGCCTTCCAAAGAAGCTGAACAGTTTGGTGAAACTTTGCAAGCAAGGTTTACCCAATATCAACAGAACCAAGAACTTTCTTCTGTTGCTAACGCAGGTATCGTCTCTTATGAGTCTGGTAAGCCACTCGGTGAATTATTATCCGTTGTTGATAATGCGATGAGTATGGCACAGAGTAAACAAGCTAACGCATGGCATTTACAGCGAGAAAGTGACATCGTCAATAATGTCGGTGCAGGATTTGGCAATCAGAACTGGCGTCGTGTTATCAGAGAAGTCATCGATAGCCGTCGAGTCAATTTGATGATGCAAAACATTATGCCTATAGGTAAAAATGTCAAAGCATATGCTGAGATCCAGTCTCGATTTAAAACCGAAGATAACCAGATGTTACCGACTGCCTCTTTCTTAGCCATGGCTGAAAAACTAGAAATGGCCATAGAAATTGATCAGCTCATTATCGACAGTTCGCTCGAGCTCATTAAAACAAGAAACTTCAACGAGAAGTTCTTTGGGATCAACGTTACAGCATCCAGCGCACATAGCGACCAATTCGTGATCTGGCTTGAAAGGCGCTTATTAAAAGATGGTAATCTAGCCTCTAAGTTAATTTTCGAAGTGAGCGAGTTTGGTTTGCAGCAAAATATTAAAGCAAGTAAGCGCTTTATCGATATGGTGCATCGTGTGGGCGCTCGCATTACTGTAGAGCGCTTCGGTGTTGGCTTAACCTCATTTAAATTTTTTAGAGATTTAAAACCCGATTTCATAAAAATGGATGCAAGTTACACTCGTGGCTTAGAAGAAGATAAAAACAACCAGTACTTTATGCGCTTGATGGTGGATTTAGCACACCGTATCGGTGTCAGTGTATTTGCCGAAGGTGTTGAAAGCCAAGAAGAAAAACATATCGTTGAAACGCTTTGTTTAGATGGAGTACAAGGCTACTACATAGAAAAGCCAAAAGAAGTCTAA
- the rsxC gene encoding electron transport complex subunit RsxC → METLLEQIESGKLWQFPGGIHPPEQKIVSNQVAIGSLPLPEYLVLPLKQHIGANGQLLVNKGDHVLKGQVLTQPGTNWSLPIHAPTSGTITDIKPMPSAHPSAMPELSIVLTPDGNDTWCNLETRSSIDGLDNKTLIDIIHHAGIAGMGGAGFPTYVKADSAKTIEYLVVNGVECEPYITADDMLMREHAQGIIRGMEVMMSILSPQYALVGIEDNKPEALAAMQQAAKHNNKILVRSIPTKYPSGGEKQLIKVLTSKEVPSGGIPADVGVLVQNVGTLFAVSEAVYEGKPLIERVVTVTGNTINNPQNVWALLGTEVKHLVYSQGFTPVEDQRVIMGGPMMGFTLPTVRIPVVKTTNCILAPDNQELAVAGQEQACIRCSACADACPQTLLPQQLQWFAKGQEYDKLEEYNLFDCIECGACSYVCPSEIPLVQYYRVAKAEIREQKLEKVKAERAKERFEARKERLEKEQEERQNRHKRPARSAPAKDKAKVSEALERVKKKRPEQSAVQAAIERAKAKKAEGDTSALEPDNSAVALERAKRKEQARKYKEEKAGSDKDSAPKDAVAAAIARAKAKKAAQADNLEAQEQDPRKAAVAAAIARAKAKKSGDEPKQASTDDPRKAAVAAAIARAKAKKAGQEPEQNSAVGSDNVKTDDPRKAAVAAAIARAEAKKAAKDGESTTETVVEDDSADPRKAAVAAAIARAKAKKAAKEAEQVEEPVIEDEPEDPRKAAVAAAIARAKAKKAAKEAEQVEEPVIEDEPEDPRKAAVAAAIARAKAKKAAKEAEQVEEPVIEDEPEDPRKAAVAAAIARAKAKKAAKEAEQVEEPVVENEPEDPRKAAVAAAIARAKAKKAAKEAEQVEEPVVEDEPEDPRKAAVAAAIARAKAKKAAKEAEQVEEPVVDEEPESDASSSSDTEAEAISPEDKRKAAIRAAVERAKAKKKAQEQEGNDLS, encoded by the coding sequence GTGGAAACATTACTTGAACAAATTGAAAGCGGCAAATTGTGGCAATTTCCCGGAGGTATTCACCCTCCAGAGCAAAAAATAGTCTCAAATCAGGTTGCTATTGGTTCGCTCCCTCTACCAGAGTATCTAGTCTTACCTTTAAAGCAACATATAGGTGCCAATGGACAGCTCCTTGTTAATAAAGGCGACCATGTATTAAAGGGACAAGTCTTAACTCAACCTGGTACAAACTGGTCACTGCCAATCCATGCGCCAACTTCAGGTACCATTACCGATATCAAGCCAATGCCTTCGGCTCACCCTTCGGCGATGCCAGAATTAAGCATTGTATTAACACCGGATGGTAATGACACATGGTGTAATTTAGAAACTCGTTCATCTATTGATGGCCTAGACAATAAAACACTCATTGACATTATTCACCATGCAGGCATAGCAGGTATGGGTGGTGCGGGCTTTCCAACCTATGTGAAAGCCGATAGTGCAAAAACCATTGAATACTTGGTCGTCAATGGCGTTGAGTGTGAACCTTATATTACGGCAGATGACATGCTTATGAGAGAGCATGCACAAGGCATCATCCGGGGCATGGAAGTGATGATGTCTATCTTATCGCCGCAATATGCACTAGTTGGTATAGAAGATAACAAGCCAGAAGCTCTGGCAGCTATGCAACAAGCCGCCAAGCACAACAACAAAATACTGGTTCGCTCTATTCCAACTAAATACCCCTCCGGTGGCGAAAAACAGCTCATCAAGGTTCTGACCTCTAAAGAAGTCCCCAGTGGTGGGATCCCTGCAGACGTTGGGGTTTTGGTACAAAACGTCGGTACACTGTTTGCCGTTAGTGAAGCGGTTTATGAAGGTAAGCCCTTAATAGAGCGGGTTGTGACCGTAACTGGGAATACCATAAATAATCCACAAAACGTGTGGGCTTTACTCGGCACTGAAGTAAAGCACTTAGTTTATAGCCAAGGCTTTACCCCTGTTGAGGATCAGCGCGTGATCATGGGGGGTCCGATGATGGGCTTCACATTGCCTACAGTGAGAATACCCGTTGTCAAAACGACAAACTGTATCTTGGCACCTGATAACCAAGAGCTAGCTGTCGCAGGTCAGGAACAAGCCTGTATCCGCTGCAGTGCATGTGCTGATGCGTGTCCACAAACTCTATTACCACAGCAATTACAGTGGTTTGCCAAAGGCCAGGAATACGACAAATTAGAAGAGTACAACCTATTTGATTGTATTGAGTGTGGGGCATGTTCTTATGTCTGCCCAAGTGAAATTCCACTGGTTCAATACTATCGAGTTGCCAAAGCGGAGATCCGCGAACAAAAACTTGAAAAAGTAAAAGCGGAGCGAGCTAAAGAACGCTTTGAAGCCCGTAAAGAGCGCCTTGAAAAAGAGCAAGAAGAAAGGCAAAACCGCCATAAGCGACCAGCTCGCAGTGCACCAGCCAAAGATAAGGCCAAAGTGTCTGAAGCACTTGAGCGAGTTAAGAAAAAGCGCCCAGAGCAATCTGCTGTGCAAGCAGCCATTGAACGCGCTAAAGCGAAAAAGGCAGAGGGCGATACATCCGCACTTGAGCCTGACAACAGTGCAGTAGCGCTAGAACGAGCAAAAAGAAAAGAGCAAGCAAGAAAGTACAAAGAAGAGAAAGCAGGCTCAGATAAAGACAGTGCACCGAAAGATGCCGTTGCAGCGGCTATTGCTCGTGCCAAAGCGAAAAAAGCTGCTCAAGCTGATAATTTAGAAGCGCAAGAACAAGATCCACGCAAAGCTGCAGTCGCGGCTGCAATTGCACGCGCCAAAGCGAAAAAATCAGGTGACGAACCAAAGCAAGCATCGACAGATGACCCTCGTAAGGCAGCTGTCGCTGCAGCTATCGCCCGTGCTAAAGCGAAAAAGGCTGGACAAGAACCTGAGCAAAACAGCGCAGTTGGTTCTGACAACGTGAAAACAGATGATCCAAGAAAAGCAGCTGTCGCTGCTGCCATCGCCCGTGCTGAAGCGAAAAAAGCTGCTAAAGATGGTGAATCAACAACAGAAACCGTCGTAGAAGATGACTCAGCAGATCCACGCAAAGCAGCTGTTGCCGCTGCAATAGCCCGTGCCAAAGCAAAAAAAGCCGCCAAAGAAGCTGAGCAAGTGGAAGAGCCCGTCATTGAAGACGAGCCGGAAGATCCACGCAAAGCAGCTGTTGCCGCTGCAATAGCCCGTGCCAAAGCAAAAAAAGCCGCCAAAGAAGCTGAGCAAGTGGAAGAGCCCGTCATTGAAGACGAGCCGGAAGATCCGCGCAAAGCTGCTGTCGCTGCAGCCATCGCCCGTGCCAAAGCAAAAAAAGCCGCCAAAGAAGCTGAGCAAGTGGAAGAGCCCGTCATTGAAGACGAACCTGAAGATCCGCGCAAAGCTGCTGTCGCTGCAGCCATCGCCCGTGCCAAAGCAAAAAAAGCCGCTAAAGAAGCTGAGCAAGTGGAAGAGCCGGTCGTTGAAAACGAACCTGAAGATCCGCGCAAAGCTGCTGTCGCTGCAGCCATCGCCCGTGCCAAAGCGAAAAAAGCCGCCAAAGAAGCTGAGCAAGTGGAAGAGCCCGTCGTTGAAGACGAGCCGGAAGATCCGCGCAAAGCTGCTGTTGCTGCAGCCATCGCCCGTGCCAAAGCGAAAAAAGCCGCCAAAGAAGCTGAGCAAGTCGAAGAGCCAGTCGTTGATGAAGAACCTGAGAGTGATGCATCATCAAGCTCAGACACAGAAGCCGAAGCAATCAGCCCTGAAGATAAGCGTAAAGCCGCCATACGTGCCGCCGTTGAGCGTGCCAAAGCTAAAAAGAAAGCCCAAGAACAAGAAGGAAATGATCTGTCATGA